The Wansuia hejianensis genomic interval TGCACTGCCTCAGACGGATAAAGTCCGTATGTCACGATCCCCGACCGCACCATGTCGTATCTGTAATCATCAAATTCCATGATGCCGGCGCTGTTGCACACATGCTTAACCGGTATGTCCACTCCCCGCCGTTCCAGCATGGCTGCCATACGGTCGAACTTCTCCAGCTGTGAAGAACAGTACGTCTTATCCACCTGATCCGCGCAGGAAAAATGCGTAAACATCCCTTCCAGGTCAATATGTTCCAGGCAGGAGATTCCTTTGATCTCATCTGCGTCAGGCTCTGCCGCCTGAAAGCCAATCCGGGTCATCCCGGTATCCAGGGCAATGTGTATCTTAGCCTTTTTCCCCTGATTCGCGGCAGCCGCATCCAGCAGCTCCGCCGTCTCCCGGCTATAGATCGTCTGAGTGATGTCATAAGCCACCACATCCTCATATTGTTGCGGCGACGTATATCCCAGGATCAGCACCGGCAGCTGTATCCCGTGCTCCCGCAGTTCCACCGCCTCCTCCAGAGTGGCCACTGCAAAATAATCCACCCGGTCTTCCAGATATTTTCCCACCGTTACCGCCCCGTGTCCATAGGCGTCAGCCTTGATTACAGCCAAAAGCTTTACATCCGGGGCAATTCTTTTTCTCACTTCAGCAATGTTATGTCCTATCGCAGGCAAAGATACTTCTGCATAGCATCTCAGATAGTCGCTCATGATCTTTCCTTCTTTCATCTGGGAGGCGCTGCCTCACCGCTTCTCCGGTTTTCTGATCGCTGAATAAATATTCTTGACATTCTTCAGCACTACATGGGTCCTGGTATCGGACACACCGTCCAAGCTCATGATTTCCCTGTGAATATGTTCCAGCTCGTCTGAAGACTCACAGGATATCTTCAGCAGAAGATCGAAATCCCCCGTTTGGTAATAGCAGGATACAATCGTATCCATACTGTTGATGGCCTCTGAAAAGCTGTCAAAATATTTCGGATTCCCCAGACTCACTTC includes:
- the alr gene encoding alanine racemase; the protein is MSDYLRCYAEVSLPAIGHNIAEVRKRIAPDVKLLAVIKADAYGHGAVTVGKYLEDRVDYFAVATLEEAVELREHGIQLPVLILGYTSPQQYEDVVAYDITQTIYSRETAELLDAAAANQGKKAKIHIALDTGMTRIGFQAAEPDADEIKGISCLEHIDLEGMFTHFSCADQVDKTYCSSQLEKFDRMAAMLERRGVDIPVKHVCNSAGIMEFDDYRYDMVRSGIVTYGLYPSEAVQKEQLDLIPALAWKSHVIHVKDVGPGLGVSYGATYVTSGPLTRIATVSVGYADGYPRALSSRGRVLIHGQYAPILGRVCMDQIMVDVTGIPEVKTEDVVTLAGRDGDNFISLEEIADPAGRFNYEMACGISKRVTRIYQEE
- a CDS encoding Lrp/AsnC family transcriptional regulator — encoded protein: MDSIDYKILKILQKNARETASNISKEIHLSVSAVIERIRKLEENKIIKEYTIIVDEKRTGNAMTALMEVSLGNPKYFDSFSEAINSMDTIVSCYYQTGDFDLLLKISCESSDELEHIHREIMSLDGVSDTRTHVVLKNVKNIYSAIRKPEKR